The Sedimentisphaera salicampi genome includes a region encoding these proteins:
- a CDS encoding type II secretion system protein encodes MKRSKGFTIVEMLTVMGIIVILISLLLPALQQVRDYSKVIQQKAQFHSIEVGIELFQSDFGEMPDSYDNINEDNTDLTPERTCQGSSQEDTNHYVGANKLAEAMMGLDMLGFHPSSGFWSDGEACVRYDDGSRGLEEVYSAETDTADWQTAEENLDARTGPYLDLENANAFQMSDVYENTTNFSADSLVLCDIYAKTRRASGLKTGMPILYFKARTQFSRQDYEHDENDQDDLDEYQDDIYYSIDNYALIDEGVPGSQNEDHPFIYEADETYSEDKLEDLILNEKVDSIKRPYRANSYILWSAGKDGLYGTADDLTNFDNEKE; translated from the coding sequence ATGAAAAGGTCTAAAGGTTTCACAATCGTGGAGATGCTTACCGTTATGGGGATCATTGTGATTCTCATCAGTCTGCTTCTTCCGGCACTTCAGCAGGTGCGCGACTATTCCAAGGTAATCCAGCAGAAGGCTCAGTTCCACAGCATTGAAGTGGGCATTGAGCTTTTCCAGTCGGACTTCGGCGAGATGCCGGATTCATACGACAACATCAATGAAGACAATACCGACCTCACTCCTGAGAGAACCTGCCAAGGGAGCTCGCAGGAAGACACAAATCATTATGTTGGTGCTAATAAGCTTGCTGAGGCTATGATGGGCTTAGATATGCTTGGCTTCCATCCATCATCAGGTTTCTGGAGCGATGGAGAAGCCTGCGTAAGATATGATGACGGCTCAAGAGGGCTTGAAGAGGTTTACAGTGCAGAAACAGACACTGCGGACTGGCAGACAGCAGAAGAAAATCTTGATGCAAGAACAGGCCCGTATCTCGATCTTGAAAACGCCAACGCTTTCCAGATGAGCGATGTTTACGAAAATACAACTAACTTTTCTGCTGATTCTCTGGTTCTCTGCGATATCTATGCAAAGACAAGAAGAGCCAGCGGGCTGAAAACCGGTATGCCTATTCTGTATTTCAAGGCAAGAACCCAGTTTAGCCGTCAGGACTACGAGCACGACGAGAACGACCAAGACGACCTCGATGAATATCAGGACGACATCTACTATTCTATCGACAACTATGCACTTATAGATGAAGGCGTTCCCGGTTCACAGAATGAGGATCATCCATTTATCTACGAAGCAGACGAAACATACAGCGAAGATAAGCTTGAGGATCTCATCCTCAACGAGAAGGTTGATTCAATCAAAAGACCGTACAGAGCAAATTCATACATCCTCTGGTCTGCCGGAAAAGACGGGCTCTACGGAACTGCTGACGACCTTACAAACTTTGACAACGAAAAAGAATAA
- a CDS encoding type IV pilus twitching motility protein PilT, translating into MATIQIDRLLDACIRMGGSDIHIVVGRPPTLRISGSLKSLDTKVLDSEDTTALMKSITPEKNQQQLQEDGSCDFGFAFGDYGRFRVAVFRQKSNISMVLRLIPSKFLSFDQIGLPGPTASLCRRPRGLFLVTGPTGSGKTTTLASMINYINENLDTHIITVEEPIEYYHDHKRAVINQREVGLDVPTFAEALKRSLRQDPDVILVGELRDLDTIEAAISAAETGHLVFGTLHTTGCQGTVNRIIDAFPTNQQEMIRVQLSTNLIAVLSQTLCPVKNAKGRVAAYEFMLVTPAISNLIRENKTYRIESTIQTCRNLGMRLLDDHLWELYQKGQISLMELVDKSRNPAEMLKKARENFPKDPDHAKMGPIIGEMQALGQT; encoded by the coding sequence ATGGCAACTATACAAATTGACAGGTTACTTGACGCTTGTATCAGGATGGGGGGCTCAGATATACATATTGTGGTAGGCCGTCCGCCGACACTCCGTATAAGCGGCTCTCTCAAATCATTGGACACAAAAGTGTTAGATTCCGAAGACACTACAGCGCTTATGAAAAGTATCACACCGGAGAAAAACCAGCAGCAGCTTCAGGAAGACGGAAGCTGCGATTTTGGTTTCGCTTTCGGTGATTACGGGCGTTTTCGTGTTGCTGTGTTCAGACAGAAGAGCAATATCTCGATGGTTCTTCGTCTTATTCCCTCAAAGTTTTTGTCCTTTGATCAGATCGGTCTTCCCGGTCCTACGGCCAGCCTTTGCAGGCGTCCGAGAGGTCTTTTCCTCGTTACCGGCCCTACAGGTTCAGGTAAAACGACAACGCTCGCCAGTATGATCAATTACATCAATGAAAATCTTGATACACATATCATTACTGTTGAAGAGCCGATTGAATATTATCATGACCACAAAAGGGCGGTTATAAATCAGCGTGAGGTTGGGCTTGATGTTCCAACGTTTGCCGAAGCACTGAAGAGGTCGCTCAGGCAGGACCCAGATGTTATTCTTGTGGGTGAGCTTCGAGACCTTGATACTATAGAGGCTGCTATCAGTGCAGCGGAGACTGGACACTTGGTATTTGGAACACTCCATACGACAGGTTGTCAGGGAACAGTAAACAGGATTATCGACGCATTCCCTACAAATCAACAGGAAATGATCAGGGTGCAGCTTAGTACGAACCTTATTGCTGTGCTCTCTCAGACGCTCTGTCCGGTTAAAAATGCAAAGGGCAGGGTAGCTGCATACGAGTTTATGCTTGTTACCCCTGCTATTTCAAACCTTATCAGGGAAAACAAGACTTACAGGATTGAGTCAACCATTCAGACCTGCCGAAATCTGGGGATGAGGCTCCTTGATGACCACCTCTGGGAGCTCTATCAGAAGGGGCAGATTTCCCTTATGGAGCTGGTTGACAAATCCAGAAATCCCGCAGAGATGCTCAAGAAGGCAAGGGAAAACTTCCCGAAAGACCCCGACCACGCAAAAATGGGGCCGATTATCGGAGAGATGCAGGCTCTTGGACAGACCTGA
- a CDS encoding type II secretion system F family protein yields the protein MPVFEYTALDANGKEFKAEIEALNSKEAGSKIRNQGNYPTKVKAKGGAKKVKVDTSRRRGRFGVNKKVGTKAVTQFARQLSTLQDAGLSVLRSLQILEEQQKKGKPLKKIIAAMSEDIEGGLSLSESMAKYNKCFDTLFVNMIAAGELGGVLDVILNRVADFYESAEKLKSRVKSALTYPTVVLAIAIIILLGLMKFIVPQFAEVLVDMTDGKAELPAITLALMDLSDWISNQYGWVYVVAFPIAFKIFLKFVRKFRYGRLILDKIKLRLPVVGVLSYKICVARWTRTLGTLISAGVPILDAINITRDTANNEVYAGVLDKVHVAIRQGDTFANPLRKTKAVDPLVVNMIDVGEETGDLDKMLYKVADNFDEDVDVLVGSLMSLIEPLMIVGLGLIVGTIVLAMFLPIVTIITALMG from the coding sequence ATGCCAGTTTTTGAATATACAGCGCTTGATGCCAACGGCAAGGAATTCAAGGCCGAGATTGAAGCCCTCAACAGCAAGGAAGCCGGGAGCAAGATCCGCAATCAGGGCAATTACCCCACCAAGGTAAAGGCCAAAGGCGGGGCAAAGAAGGTTAAAGTTGATACCAGCAGGCGAAGAGGCCGGTTCGGTGTTAATAAAAAGGTCGGCACAAAAGCCGTTACGCAGTTCGCAAGGCAGCTCAGTACGCTTCAGGACGCAGGTCTTTCGGTTTTGCGTTCTCTTCAGATTCTTGAAGAGCAGCAGAAGAAGGGTAAGCCGCTCAAGAAGATCATTGCTGCTATGTCTGAGGATATTGAAGGCGGTTTGAGCCTTTCTGAATCAATGGCGAAATACAACAAATGCTTCGACACCCTTTTTGTAAATATGATTGCTGCCGGCGAGCTCGGCGGTGTTCTCGATGTAATTCTCAATCGTGTTGCAGATTTCTATGAATCAGCCGAAAAGCTCAAATCAAGGGTGAAAAGTGCTCTTACTTATCCTACGGTAGTTCTTGCGATTGCAATTATAATCCTTCTTGGTTTGATGAAATTTATTGTTCCTCAGTTTGCTGAGGTGCTTGTAGATATGACTGACGGAAAGGCCGAACTGCCCGCAATCACGCTCGCTCTTATGGACTTGAGCGACTGGATCTCAAATCAGTACGGCTGGGTTTATGTTGTAGCCTTTCCGATAGCATTCAAGATTTTCCTCAAGTTTGTACGAAAATTTAGGTATGGAAGGCTGATTCTCGATAAGATAAAGCTCAGACTCCCCGTTGTGGGCGTTCTTTCATACAAGATATGTGTTGCACGCTGGACGAGAACGCTTGGTACGCTTATCAGTGCAGGTGTTCCGATTCTCGATGCGATAAATATTACGAGGGACACTGCTAACAACGAAGTCTATGCAGGAGTGCTTGATAAGGTGCATGTGGCCATCAGGCAGGGTGATACATTTGCCAATCCGCTTAGAAAAACTAAAGCCGTTGACCCGCTCGTTGTCAATATGATTGATGTGGGCGAGGAAACTGGCGATCTCGATAAAATGCTCTACAAGGTTGCAGACAACTTCGACGAAGACGTGGATGTGCTTGTAGGTTCGTTGATGTCTCTTATTGAGCCTTTGATGATTGTAGGTCTCGGTCTTATCGTGGGAACAATCGTTCTCGCTATGTTCCTGCCGATTGTAACTATCATTACAGCTCTTATGGGATAA
- a CDS encoding type II secretion system protein — protein sequence MRPRKQKAFTIVELLIVSAVLLIIAGVAVPFSVKVKNQFKLKDTKALVTVLADAVERYQNARGEAPFATVDDSGNIKLTGPEDLKEIIEAEISGNPTPDGDAVDLLPDPTDHNGFAGSEALYFVLSRCPDSEEFLERISSDMLTAKFSGETIKAVYSGREYILPRIIDSWGNELRYYYKAGWTFPRIVSAGPDGEFNTEDDISNL from the coding sequence ATGCGCCCACGCAAACAAAAAGCTTTTACGATTGTTGAGCTGCTGATTGTATCAGCGGTTCTGCTTATCATTGCAGGCGTGGCGGTGCCGTTTTCTGTCAAAGTGAAGAATCAGTTTAAGCTTAAGGATACCAAAGCACTTGTAACGGTTCTTGCCGATGCGGTTGAGCGTTATCAGAATGCACGAGGCGAAGCCCCTTTTGCAACAGTAGATGATTCAGGGAATATTAAGCTTACAGGGCCAGAAGACCTCAAAGAGATTATTGAGGCCGAAATTTCGGGAAATCCGACCCCTGACGGCGATGCGGTTGATCTTTTGCCCGATCCAACCGATCATAACGGTTTTGCCGGCTCGGAAGCGCTGTATTTTGTGCTTTCAAGATGTCCCGATTCGGAGGAGTTTCTCGAAAGGATTTCCTCTGATATGCTCACAGCGAAATTCTCGGGTGAAACGATCAAGGCGGTTTATTCCGGCAGGGAATATATACTCCCGAGGATAATAGACTCCTGGGGCAATGAGCTTAGGTATTATTACAAAGCTGGATGGACGTTCCCGAGGATTGTCTCAGCGGGGCCGGACGGTGAGTTCAATACCGAAGATGATATAAGTAATTTATGA
- a CDS encoding prepilin-type N-terminal cleavage/methylation domain-containing protein, with protein sequence MKAPEKNKGFTIIELLVVISIIAMLMSVIGVAAGRVRIVSKNMQQAANIHSMGVGLELFEKEFGFFPDSTRMPLGGSYVYGAQQLAEGLVGRDLAGVDEDSGFYVASREQKRIDNEPTYYDVEEEKSRNNRVGPYLNIDRESINVVEPSQLYDDYADGGIYCQYNADSHSISNGYLRAPVISDNYNMKRVELESGSVVQAGTPVLYFRSNPSAKYFRPGENTSWTSMDEEACSYSVYNYYDNIGFFEMENLKNPEEPHRFAEGDADGNGKDGKQEFYEFITSRKVGSYDMPVRKDTYIIISAGYDGAFGTDDDITNFDN encoded by the coding sequence ATGAAAGCTCCTGAGAAAAATAAAGGTTTTACAATCATTGAGCTTCTCGTGGTGATTTCAATTATCGCCATGCTGATGTCTGTGATTGGAGTGGCTGCTGGAAGGGTGCGGATTGTATCCAAGAATATGCAGCAGGCCGCAAATATTCATTCTATGGGAGTGGGGCTGGAGCTTTTCGAAAAGGAATTCGGCTTTTTCCCCGATTCCACGCGTATGCCTCTGGGCGGGAGTTATGTTTACGGAGCCCAGCAGCTTGCTGAGGGGCTTGTAGGCAGAGACCTTGCAGGTGTTGATGAGGATTCCGGCTTCTACGTTGCCTCAAGAGAGCAGAAAAGAATTGATAACGAGCCCACATACTACGATGTTGAAGAGGAAAAGAGCCGGAACAACAGGGTAGGCCCGTACCTGAATATAGACAGAGAGAGCATAAACGTTGTAGAGCCAAGCCAGCTTTACGATGATTACGCAGACGGCGGAATCTACTGTCAGTATAACGCAGATTCTCACAGCATCAGCAATGGATATCTGCGAGCTCCCGTAATCAGCGATAACTACAATATGAAGCGTGTGGAGCTGGAGAGCGGCTCGGTCGTTCAGGCCGGAACACCTGTTCTTTATTTCAGGTCTAATCCTTCCGCAAAATATTTCCGCCCGGGTGAAAACACAAGCTGGACGAGCATGGACGAAGAGGCGTGCAGCTATTCGGTTTACAACTACTACGACAATATCGGCTTTTTCGAAATGGAAAACCTCAAGAACCCCGAAGAGCCCCACAGATTCGCAGAAGGTGATGCAGACGGAAACGGCAAAGACGGCAAGCAGGAATTCTACGAGTTTATTACAAGCCGAAAGGTCGGTTCTTATGATATGCCTGTCCGAAAAGATACATACATAATAATTTCTGCCGGCTATGACGGTGCTTTCGGTACCGATGATGATATCACGAATTTTGATAATTAA
- a CDS encoding type II secretion system protein yields MKKINKTKAFTLAELLTVISIIAVLLVLLIPALNQVANVGQKVRQTSQLTTISVALETFSNDFGQYPDSGNNDRDGEAYYGSQKLSEALLGYDMLGLNADALPQFDRDDDNNLYADDDGNVLNLDSRSGPYIEPDKINPVESGNTQDALDLAEGGYYIADVFKRDSAEYGMPVLYYRANTNNKLQRASGAASVYDVSDSNVPFDTDNSNYSQFFNGLEHPWEDPDGAISNQEVFSQYIKNESISSADDSKIVPYRPQSFLLITAGKDGKFGTEDDITNFSQNQ; encoded by the coding sequence ATGAAAAAGATAAATAAAACAAAGGCTTTCACGCTCGCTGAGCTTCTAACGGTGATATCAATAATTGCTGTTTTGCTGGTGCTGCTGATTCCTGCTCTGAATCAGGTGGCAAATGTAGGCCAGAAGGTAAGGCAGACATCCCAGCTAACAACAATCTCAGTTGCCCTTGAAACCTTCAGCAACGATTTCGGCCAGTACCCCGATTCTGGTAATAATGACAGAGACGGCGAAGCTTATTACGGCAGCCAGAAGCTCTCAGAAGCCCTTCTCGGCTATGATATGCTAGGCTTGAACGCTGATGCGCTCCCTCAATTCGATAGAGATGATGATAATAACCTCTATGCAGACGATGACGGGAATGTGCTAAATCTGGACTCCCGCTCCGGGCCATACATTGAGCCGGATAAGATAAACCCAGTTGAATCAGGCAATACCCAAGACGCTCTGGATTTAGCGGAAGGCGGATACTATATCGCAGACGTATTCAAGAGAGACTCCGCCGAATACGGTATGCCCGTTTTGTACTACAGGGCTAATACAAACAACAAGCTCCAGCGAGCATCAGGCGCTGCCAGCGTTTATGATGTGAGCGACAGCAATGTGCCTTTTGATACGGACAACTCAAATTACTCTCAGTTCTTTAATGGCCTTGAACACCCTTGGGAAGACCCGGACGGGGCTATCAGCAATCAGGAAGTGTTCAGTCAGTACATTAAGAATGAGTCTATCTCTTCAGCGGATGACAGTAAAATCGTACCATACCGCCCGCAGTCTTTCCTTCTCATTACAGCGGGCAAAGACGGGAAATTCGGGACGGAAGACGATATAACGAATTTCAGCCAAAATCAGTAG
- a CDS encoding type IV pilus modification PilV family protein, protein MSKRTNKKAFTLTEVLMSMGIFVIGMSLVASVFPLGISLTAKNAEKTVGSLAADKFKADMQILAKQSTAADFGDVFSNLSEDIFEYRVKDEEGRSEYLIAALLSPPSGHARRLIIVPCRKIFENSLYRTNDNKFSQNTDDFSDYPNLVALALDKDIDDSRPGNLLKLDNAFAGETDPSWRDFLVKEAIIIADNTGNDYEIEEIFTEGSDVYLRIDEFLGDSEREDITSIWTVPPAANGGMRSPAISVYETVLNFES, encoded by the coding sequence ATGAGCAAAAGAACAAACAAAAAGGCATTCACTCTCACTGAGGTTCTCATGTCTATGGGTATCTTTGTGATAGGTATGTCTCTTGTTGCAAGCGTTTTCCCGCTCGGAATCTCGCTTACCGCAAAGAATGCCGAGAAAACTGTCGGCTCGCTCGCCGCTGATAAATTTAAGGCGGATATGCAGATCCTCGCTAAGCAGTCAACTGCTGCTGATTTTGGAGATGTATTCAGTAATCTAAGCGAGGATATTTTCGAATACAGGGTAAAAGATGAAGAAGGCAGAAGCGAGTATCTTATAGCTGCGCTTCTGAGTCCGCCAAGCGGTCATGCAAGGAGGCTTATAATCGTTCCGTGCAGGAAGATATTTGAAAACAGCCTCTACAGAACTAATGATAACAAATTCTCTCAAAATACGGATGACTTCTCAGATTATCCGAACCTCGTTGCCCTTGCTCTTGATAAGGATATAGACGACTCAAGGCCGGGCAATCTTCTGAAGCTCGATAATGCCTTTGCCGGAGAAACTGACCCTTCTTGGAGAGATTTTTTGGTGAAAGAGGCCATTATTATAGCCGATAACACAGGAAATGATTATGAGATAGAAGAAATCTTCACGGAAGGCTCAGATGTTTATCTAAGGATAGATGAGTTCCTTGGAGATTCCGAGAGGGAAGATATTACCAGTATCTGGACAGTTCCTCCCGCAGCGAACGGCGGTATGCGTTCGCCCGCTATAAGCGTTTACGAAACAGTTTTGAATTTTGAAAGCTGA
- a CDS encoding GspE/PulE family protein: MAKEVPLDQLRGRYLGRVLIKKGILTRNVLHECIKLQKSEMAGQKLGQILISQGHITEQQLNVALAAQRGMEYTEIEGMELSDEVASTIPQQMATSYRIVPVDFSKSDNLLTIAIDDPNNFRATDELKSLMGYNVKAVVTSKNSLDQVLDRYYSKDKGNINEIIGEIEKDSFLTSMEGRDESIDLDEISELAESSSVKKLLNLVLIQAINDKASDIHFEPFEESYRMRYRIDGVLYEMVPPPKHIAVALSSRVKVMADLDISERRLPQDGRISLTLNNRQVDMRVSILPTVFGESVVLRVLDRSQIELTMSELGLGPREVDLMEQVIGRPNGIIIVTGPTGSGKTTTLYAGLKELNSIERKVITTEDPVEYDVEGLHQVQIRTDIGLTFPACLRSILRQDPDVIMVGEIRDFQTAQISAEAALTGHLVLTTVHTNDAPSAVARLLDLGLEKFLVTATVEAIVAQRLVRRVCQNCKREYEPAEEELMELGLTPSDVKGKKFYRGRGCDVCNNTGYKGRLGIFEIMAFNDEIRDLIMNDASTAVLRNAARKGGMRLLRESGLRAIYDGLTTIEEVVKETIADEE; the protein is encoded by the coding sequence ATGGCTAAAGAAGTCCCATTAGATCAACTCAGGGGAAGATACCTTGGAAGGGTCCTTATCAAAAAGGGCATCCTTACAAGGAATGTTCTGCATGAATGTATCAAGCTGCAGAAGTCCGAGATGGCGGGACAAAAGCTTGGGCAGATCCTGATATCTCAGGGGCACATCACCGAGCAGCAGCTCAATGTAGCATTGGCAGCGCAGCGGGGGATGGAGTACACCGAGATCGAAGGTATGGAGCTCAGCGATGAGGTGGCAAGCACGATTCCCCAGCAAATGGCAACTTCATACAGGATCGTGCCTGTGGATTTCAGCAAGTCTGACAATCTTCTCACCATAGCAATAGACGACCCGAACAATTTCAGGGCTACAGATGAGCTCAAAAGTTTGATGGGGTATAATGTCAAGGCTGTGGTAACATCGAAAAACTCACTTGATCAGGTGCTGGATAGATACTACTCTAAAGACAAGGGCAACATCAACGAAATTATCGGAGAAATCGAAAAAGATTCCTTCCTTACAAGTATGGAAGGCCGCGATGAGAGTATCGACCTCGATGAAATCTCCGAGCTCGCAGAATCCAGCTCTGTTAAGAAGCTTTTGAATCTTGTTTTGATTCAGGCTATAAACGACAAGGCCTCCGATATCCACTTCGAGCCGTTTGAAGAGAGCTACCGTATGCGATACCGTATAGACGGTGTTCTCTACGAGATGGTTCCGCCGCCGAAACATATTGCTGTAGCTCTCAGTTCGAGGGTTAAGGTTATGGCGGATCTGGATATTTCCGAAAGAAGGCTTCCGCAGGACGGACGTATCTCGCTTACTCTCAACAACAGACAGGTGGATATGCGTGTGAGCATTCTGCCCACCGTATTCGGCGAGAGTGTAGTTCTGCGTGTATTAGACCGCTCTCAGATTGAGCTTACAATGAGCGAACTTGGCCTCGGGCCGAGAGAAGTTGATCTTATGGAGCAGGTTATCGGGAGGCCGAACGGGATTATTATCGTTACCGGCCCAACCGGCTCCGGAAAAACAACCACCCTTTACGCAGGTCTCAAAGAGCTCAACAGCATTGAAAGAAAAGTAATAACAACTGAAGATCCTGTGGAATACGACGTTGAAGGGCTTCATCAGGTTCAGATAAGAACGGATATCGGCCTTACATTCCCCGCCTGTCTGAGGTCAATATTAAGGCAGGACCCCGATGTGATAATGGTTGGTGAGATTCGAGATTTCCAGACAGCCCAGATCTCTGCAGAGGCCGCCCTCACAGGACACCTCGTTTTAACCACGGTTCACACAAACGACGCCCCGAGTGCTGTAGCACGTCTTTTAGACCTCGGCCTTGAGAAATTCCTCGTTACTGCAACTGTAGAGGCAATTGTAGCCCAGCGTCTTGTAAGGCGTGTATGCCAGAACTGCAAAAGGGAATATGAGCCTGCAGAAGAAGAGCTTATGGAACTCGGCCTCACACCGTCGGATGTAAAGGGCAAAAAGTTTTACAGGGGCAGGGGCTGCGATGTCTGCAACAACACCGGCTATAAAGGCAGGCTCGGCATTTTTGAAATTATGGCCTTTAACGATGAAATTCGTGATTTGATTATGAACGACGCCTCCACTGCCGTTCTCAGGAACGCTGCAAGAAAAGGCGGTATGAGATTACTTAGAGAAAGCGGGCTCAGGGCAATATACGATGGCCTTACGACCATTGAAGAAGTTGTCAAAGAGACTATAGCTGATGAAGAGTAA